The proteins below come from a single Verrucomicrobiia bacterium genomic window:
- a CDS encoding CoB--CoM heterodisulfide reductase iron-sulfur subunit B family protein, with amino-acid sequence MPYGYFPGCSLRGTGRAYEESLLPVFRHLGLELTELTDWNCCGATAYMSVDETQACVLAARNLALAEREGHGEVVAPCSACYLVLNKARHYLEEYPAMAERVQGALGRGGMGVRGRVAVRHPLDVLANDVGWEAIRAKVTHPLRGLRVAPYYGCQIVRPYATFDDPHDPVSMDRLFEALGATVVRWPLKTKCCGGSLTGTIPEAGVRLVYHLCREALKRGAQVIATVCPLCQFNLDAYHDDIARRWEDVRIPTVYFTQLMGLAFGLAESELGLHRGFVRMRWRRGEGEIASKSKITSKSKITSKGGSERGEGT; translated from the coding sequence ATGCCCTACGGATACTTTCCTGGCTGCTCGCTGCGCGGAACGGGCCGTGCGTATGAGGAGTCGCTGCTGCCGGTGTTCCGGCATCTGGGACTCGAACTGACCGAACTGACCGACTGGAACTGCTGCGGGGCGACGGCGTACATGTCGGTGGACGAGACGCAGGCATGCGTGCTGGCGGCGCGGAACCTGGCGCTGGCGGAGCGGGAAGGGCACGGCGAGGTGGTGGCGCCGTGCAGCGCCTGTTACCTGGTGTTGAACAAGGCGAGGCACTATCTCGAGGAGTATCCGGCGATGGCGGAGAGGGTGCAGGGGGCGCTGGGGCGGGGCGGGATGGGGGTGCGGGGCCGGGTGGCGGTGCGGCATCCCCTGGATGTGCTGGCCAACGATGTGGGCTGGGAGGCGATCCGGGCGAAGGTGACGCATCCGTTGCGGGGGTTGCGGGTGGCGCCGTACTACGGGTGCCAGATTGTGCGGCCGTACGCGACCTTCGACGACCCGCACGATCCGGTGTCGATGGACCGCCTGTTCGAGGCGCTGGGGGCGACGGTGGTGCGGTGGCCGCTCAAGACCAAGTGCTGCGGGGGCAGTCTGACGGGAACGATCCCGGAGGCGGGGGTGCGGCTGGTGTATCACCTGTGCCGGGAGGCGTTGAAGCGCGGGGCGCAGGTGATCGCGACGGTGTGTCCGCTGTGCCAGTTCAATCTGGATGCGTACCACGACGACATTGCCCGGCGCTGGGAGGATGTGCGGATTCCGACGGTGTATTTCACGCAGTTGATGGGGCTGGCCTTTGGGCTGGCGGAGTCGGAACTGGGGTTGCACCGGGGATTTGTGCGGATGCGATGGAGGAGGGGGGAGGGGGAGATTGCGAGCAAGAGCAAGATTACGAGCAAGAGCAAGATTACGAGTAAGGGTGGGAGTGAGAGGGGGGAGGGAACATGA
- a CDS encoding 4Fe-4S dicluster domain-containing protein has translation MKLDRTIRLEGDRDPNFARQVMAIPGCERLKDCIQCGTCSGVCPLSLYMDHGPRQVMALARAGFREEALRSRTLWLCASCYACTTECPRQIRITDILYELKQRAIREGLAPRTLPTPTLAREFAAMVSRRGRVTESELVMRLYWKTDWLAALGNWRLGLGLMKRGRFPLRPERAAGAAELRRMLEDRGEAEEGTKEVARS, from the coding sequence ATGAAGCTCGACCGCACGATCCGGCTGGAAGGCGACCGGGATCCGAATTTCGCCCGGCAGGTGATGGCGATTCCCGGGTGCGAACGCCTGAAGGACTGCATCCAGTGCGGGACGTGTTCGGGGGTGTGTCCGTTGAGCCTGTACATGGATCATGGTCCGCGGCAGGTGATGGCGCTGGCGCGGGCGGGGTTCCGGGAGGAGGCGTTGCGGAGCCGGACGCTGTGGTTGTGCGCGTCGTGTTATGCCTGCACGACCGAGTGTCCGCGGCAGATCCGGATCACGGACATTCTGTACGAGCTGAAGCAGCGGGCGATCCGGGAGGGATTGGCGCCGCGGACCTTGCCGACCCCGACGCTGGCCCGGGAGTTTGCGGCGATGGTGTCGCGGCGGGGGCGGGTGACGGAGAGCGAGCTGGTGATGCGGCTGTATTGGAAGACCGACTGGCTGGCGGCCCTGGGGAACTGGCGGCTGGGTCTGGGTCTGATGAAGCGGGGCCGGTTCCCGCTGCGGCCGGAACGGGCGGCGGGTGCGGCGGAGTTGAGGCGGATGCTGGAGGACCGGGGTGAGGCGGAGGAGGGGACGAAAGAGGTGGCCCGATCCTGA